The Streptomyces sp. JB150 genomic interval TAGAGTGGCAGGGCGATGACCGCTGACTCCTCTTCCCACGGGCGCCTGGAGCGCGCCCTGGCCAGCCTGCGCGGACTGGCGGTGGGGGACGCGCTGGGCTCCCAGTTCTTCGTTCCGGTGAACTACCCCCTCCTGAAACGACGGGAGCTGCCGCCCGGCCCCTGGCAGTGGACCGACGACACCGAGATGGCCTGTTCCGTCGTCGCCGTCCTCGCCGCCCACCAACGCATCGACCAGGACGCCCTGGCCCACTCCTTCGCCCACCACCACGACTTCGACCGCGGCTACGGCCCCGCCGTGACCCGGTTGCTCCGCCTCGTCCGCGAGGGCGGCGACTGGCGTGAGCTGGCCGCCGGGCTCTTCAACGGACAGGGGTCGTGGGGCAACGGCGCCGCGATGCGCATCGCGCCCCTGGGCGCCTGGTACGCGGACGACCCCGAGCAGGCGACCCACCAGGCGGAGATCTCCGCCTACCCCACGCACCAGCACCGCGAGGCCGTCGTCGGCGCCATGGCCGTCGCCGCGGCAGCCTCGCTCGCTGCCGACCCCGCCGGCCCACCGACCGGGGAGGCGCTGCTCGACGGCGTCATCGCCCTCGTCCCCAAGAGCGCGGTCGGGGCGGGGCTGCGCCGTGCCCGCGACATGCTCGACTACGGCGACGCGGCCACGGTCGCGGCGGTACTGGGCTGCGGGCGGCGGAGGACGGCCCATGACACCGTGCCGTTCGCCCTCTGGTCCGCCGCGCGCTCGCTCGGCGACTACGAGCAGGCGTTCTGGACGACCGCGCAGGCCGGCGGTGACGTCGACACCACCTGCGCCATCGTGGGCGGGGTCGTCGCCTCCGGTACGGCGGGGGCGCCGCCCGCCGAGTGGGTGGCGCGGACGGAGGCGCTGCCGGACTGGACTCTGTCGGCTGTCTGACGGGCTGAGGCTCGCTCGGCGACGCGGGTGCGGTGGCGGTCCCGTTGGTCCCGTGGCGTACGGCGACCAGGTGGGAAATCAGGCGCTGGAAACTCTCTGTGCGTGCCGGGAACTCTCCGTGACCGGCCGTGCGTTGTCATGGTGTCGCGGAGCGCTGGACCTGCTTCGCGAAACCGTGGAAGGGCATCGCTTCGAGGTGGCGCAGGGGGTGGGGCATGGGGATGTCGTGGGTGCCGGCGGCGTTGCTCGCCGTGGTGGTCCTGTGCGGCGCCGCGGTCTTGGCGGCAGCGGGCCGGGGGGTGCGGGTGGCCGGGTCCGCGTCCTCGTCGCCGGTGTCCCGGACGCGGTCCCGCCATCCGCAGTCGCTCGCGGACCGGACGGCCGGCCGCGGGCGTACCCCCGTGACGCCCTTCGGCCGGCCGTCGCCTCCGGTCCGCGATGTTCTCGGGTCAGCCGACCATGGGCCCCGCGCCGCCGGACAGAGCGTCCAGATCGCTCTTGCGGACGCGTATCACCAGCCAGGCCGTGACCAGCGCCAGCACCGCCATCGCCGCGGCCGGGACGAACGCCGTCGAGATGCCCTGGGTGAGCACCTCGTGCCCCCACGGCGCGGGCAGCTGATGGGTCTGCGCGAACTCGGCCTTCTGCTCCGGCGAGCTCTCGGCCATGAAGCCCGGCAGCTGCTTCTCCGCCTCGTTCTTGCTGGCCGTGCCGAACACGGTGGTGAGGATGGACAGCCCCAGCGAACCGCCGACCTGCTGAGTGGCGTTGAGAAGCCCCGACGCCGCGCCCGCCTCGTGCGAGGCGACACCGGCGACCGCGGTCACCGTCGCCGTCACGAAGTTCAGGCCCATGCCGAAACCGAACACCAGCATCGGGCCGAGCACGCCGCCGGCGTAGGAGCTGTCGGGGCTGATGAAGGTCTGCCAGACGAGTCCGACGACCACGAGCGCGGAGCCGGCCAGCATGAACGGCTTCGGACCGAGCACCGGCAGGAACCGCTGCGACAGACCCACGCCGATCACGATCGCGACCGTGACGGGCAGGAAGGCCAGACCCGCCTTGATCGGGCTGTAGCCCAGCACGTTCTGTACGAACAGCACGATGTAGAAGAACATGCCGAACATCGCCGCGGCCAGACTCAGCATGATCACGTAAGTGCCCGCGCGGTTGCGGTCGGTGAACATCCTCAGCGGGGTGATCGGTTCCTTGGCCCGCATCTCGGTGAGCACGAAGGCGATCAGCAGGACCACGGCGACACCGAAGGACGTGAGCGTCACGCTGTCCCGCCAGCCCTCCTCGGCCGCGCGGATGAAGCCGTAGACCAGGGAGGCCATGCCTACCGTCGAGGTGAGCGCGCCCGCGATGTCGAAGCGGCCGGGGTGCCGTTCGGACTCGTTGATGTAGAGCGGTGTGAGGACGGCGATCAGCACACCGATCGGGACGTTGACGAAGAGCACCCAGCGCCAGTCCAGCCACTCGGTGAGCATGCCACCCGCCAGCAGGCCGATCGCGCCACCGCCCGCGGAGACCGCGGCGAAGACGCCGAAGGCGCGGTTGCGTTCCGGTCCTTCGGCGAAGGTGGTGGTGATGAGGGCCAGCGAGGTCGGCGACGCGATCGCGCCGCCCACGCCCTGCAGGGCGCGTGCCGCGAGCAGCTGCCAGGGCTCCTGGGCGAGACCGCCCAGCAGCGAGGCGAAGGTGAAGAGCAGGATGCCGGTCATGAAGACCCGGCGGCGGCCGAGGATGTCACCGGCGCGGGCACCGAGGAGCAGCAGACCGCCGAAGGTCAGGGTGTAGGCGCTGACCACCCAGGTGAGGTCGGTGGTGCTGAACTCGAGGGCGTCTTGAATATGCGGGAGCGCGATATTCACAATCGTCGCGTCGAGGACCACCATGAGCTGGCAGGCCGCGATGACGGTGAGCGCGATGCCGGGGCGGCCCTGCCGACGGGCCGCACCAGGGTTCTGATTTTTCGTCAACTGAGAGGTCGTCACTATGGGTCCCCCACGAGAACATTAGTGAACGCTCGCGTTCACTGTCGCGTCCACGGTAGTGAGTCCCCGCTAGTGAACGCAAGCGTTCACTCAACTCGTCGCCGTGTGCTGTGTGCCCTGCGTCGTGTGCTGCGCGGCGCGTGCCGCGTGCCGCGTGTCGCTCGCCGCGTGCTCGGCTGCTGCCAGGGTGAACGTCCCCTTCACCCCTTCTGTCCTCGATTCCCGTTCCTGTTGTTCGCTGGAGACATTCGGATGGTTACTTCGCGCTGGTCGGCCGCCCCCGCTCAGGCGGCCTCTCCCCGTCGGCGCGGCGCCGTGCTCGAACGCGCGATTCTCGATGCCGCGCTGGAGCAGCTCAGTACGGTCGGCTGGAGCGGCCTCACCATGGAAGGCGTGGCCGCCGGCGCCCAGACCGGCAAGGCCGCCGTCTACCGTCGCTGGCCCTCCAAGGAGGATCTGGTCGTCGACGCGCTCAAGGCGGGTCTGCCGCGGCTGGACGCGGCGGCCGATCTCGGGGACGTGCGCGAGGATCTGCTGGCGCTGGTCCGGCGGGCCCGGGACGCGATGTACTCGAGGCCGGGTTTCGCCCTGCGCTCCGTCATTCACGAATGCGACACCATGCAGGCGGAGCGCTTCCACTCCGTGATCGTCGAGGGGGTTGTAGAGCCGACGATAAGGCTGCTGCGCGAGGTCATCGACCGCGGAATTCGCCGCGGTGAGGTCCGTGCGGACGCCGCCAACGGGTATGTCTTCGACGCTGTCCCGGCGATGATGATGTACCGGTCGAAGATGTGCGGCTGCGAATGGACCGACCGGGAGATCGAGGAGATGGTCGACCAGCTGATGATGCCGCTGCTCCGGCCGTCGGGGGTGTGAGCGAGGCGCCCGGCCGTCCCGGTGCGGCTGGGGCAAACCGGGGTGTCGCGGCGGGTTCGTGGCGGCGTACGCTAAGGGCGCCATGCCGTACGAACCACCTACTCACACCGTCGAGCGCTCACTCCGCGCCACGACCGGAGCGAAGATCATTGCCGGTGTCGACGAGGTGGGGCGCGGCGCCTGGGCCGGCCCCGTCACCGTCTGCGCGGCGATCACCGGACTGCGCCGGCCCCCTGAGGGTCTCACCGACTCGAAGCTGCTGACCGTCAAGCGTCGCACCGCGCTCGCCGAGGAACTCCAGAAGTGGGTGACGTCGTACGCCCTCGGGCACGCGTCCCCGGAGGAGATCGACGACCTCGGCATGACGGCGGCGCTGCGGCTCGCCGCGGTCCGCGCCCTGGAGGGCCTGCCGGTCCGTCCCGACGCCGTGATCCTCGACGGCAAGCACGACTATCTCGGTGCGCCCTGGAAGGTCCGGACCGTGATCAAGGGCGACCGGTCGTGCGTGGCGGTGGCGGCGGCGTCGGTGATCGCCAAGGTTCAGCGCGACAAAATGATGGCCGAACTGGGTGTCGAACATGCAGACTTCGGT includes:
- a CDS encoding ADP-ribosylglycohydrolase family protein yields the protein MTADSSSHGRLERALASLRGLAVGDALGSQFFVPVNYPLLKRRELPPGPWQWTDDTEMACSVVAVLAAHQRIDQDALAHSFAHHHDFDRGYGPAVTRLLRLVREGGDWRELAAGLFNGQGSWGNGAAMRIAPLGAWYADDPEQATHQAEISAYPTHQHREAVVGAMAVAAAASLAADPAGPPTGEALLDGVIALVPKSAVGAGLRRARDMLDYGDAATVAAVLGCGRRRTAHDTVPFALWSAARSLGDYEQAFWTTAQAGGDVDTTCAIVGGVVASGTAGAPPAEWVARTEALPDWTLSAV
- a CDS encoding MFS transporter, which produces MTTSQLTKNQNPGAARRQGRPGIALTVIAACQLMVVLDATIVNIALPHIQDALEFSTTDLTWVVSAYTLTFGGLLLLGARAGDILGRRRVFMTGILLFTFASLLGGLAQEPWQLLAARALQGVGGAIASPTSLALITTTFAEGPERNRAFGVFAAVSAGGGAIGLLAGGMLTEWLDWRWVLFVNVPIGVLIAVLTPLYINESERHPGRFDIAGALTSTVGMASLVYGFIRAAEEGWRDSVTLTSFGVAVVLLIAFVLTEMRAKEPITPLRMFTDRNRAGTYVIMLSLAAAMFGMFFYIVLFVQNVLGYSPIKAGLAFLPVTVAIVIGVGLSQRFLPVLGPKPFMLAGSALVVVGLVWQTFISPDSSYAGGVLGPMLVFGFGMGLNFVTATVTAVAGVASHEAGAASGLLNATQQVGGSLGLSILTTVFGTASKNEAEKQLPGFMAESSPEQKAEFAQTHQLPAPWGHEVLTQGISTAFVPAAAMAVLALVTAWLVIRVRKSDLDALSGGAGPMVG
- a CDS encoding ribonuclease HII produces the protein MPYEPPTHTVERSLRATTGAKIIAGVDEVGRGAWAGPVTVCAAITGLRRPPEGLTDSKLLTVKRRTALAEELQKWVTSYALGHASPEEIDDLGMTAALRLAAVRALEGLPVRPDAVILDGKHDYLGAPWKVRTVIKGDRSCVAVAAASVIAKVQRDKMMAELGVEHADFGFADNAGYPSPVHKAALEVRGPTPYHRLSWAYLDALPQWRHLKKVRSWGDGSVPQIAGQLGFDF
- a CDS encoding TetR/AcrR family transcriptional regulator is translated as MVTSRWSAAPAQAASPRRRGAVLERAILDAALEQLSTVGWSGLTMEGVAAGAQTGKAAVYRRWPSKEDLVVDALKAGLPRLDAAADLGDVREDLLALVRRARDAMYSRPGFALRSVIHECDTMQAERFHSVIVEGVVEPTIRLLREVIDRGIRRGEVRADAANGYVFDAVPAMMMYRSKMCGCEWTDREIEEMVDQLMMPLLRPSGV